Proteins from one Staphylococcus saprophyticus subsp. saprophyticus ATCC 15305 = NCTC 7292 genomic window:
- a CDS encoding RES family NAD+ phosphorylase, whose product MNYEKFFPILYKNYEDILNNKFLFFIDFIPKKTNVYDISPINKKRNKPIYTSYINSINNSSLLTSSAINKAILNTNKFNNNVINPTVYNTSVLNAIGLLNKKTNSLISTNYTYPIKNPSLLANNAINKAYSNTTKFNNIIGKINLYNTYNYSVTDKILKSLNYNKPSYFSTIKNFNYKIPSSVFYTNFNKTIDINKLIVPKNHFDLLGRVGFKENFTATRIRGHSTYLKRKDSDEYTDINSISDAYALYDENLGFSEKELFEFIRYIQNTPMLILNHKIGKKIYDEIQSFNIGLFETAEELTLYKTRTKKDKFPFSYEQMSITPYDISRGGRFDSYGQSLLYTANQKEISLLEVYDEHSKYYHVQQYLYNNNLKLADFTKIDSHLLDILLRPKTSNNYQEYILPRFIAECIKFGGYGGLVIRSSKSLKHRNDLNFNLFDHATNELKRGEYEVLSKKEVDFLIHNYK is encoded by the coding sequence ATGAATTATGAAAAATTTTTTCCAATATTGTATAAAAATTATGAAGATATACTTAATAATAAATTTTTATTTTTTATTGACTTTATACCTAAAAAAACGAATGTGTATGATATATCACCAATTAATAAGAAAAGAAACAAACCAATTTATACTAGTTATATCAATTCAATAAATAACTCTTCACTATTAACTAGTAGTGCTATTAATAAAGCAATTTTAAATACCAATAAATTCAATAATAACGTTATTAATCCTACCGTTTACAATACATCTGTGCTTAATGCAATAGGGTTACTTAATAAAAAAACAAATTCATTAATTTCTACCAATTATACTTATCCTATTAAAAATCCTTCACTATTAGCTAATAACGCTATTAATAAAGCGTATTCAAATACAACTAAATTCAATAATATAATTGGCAAAATCAATTTATACAATACATATAATTATTCGGTAACTGATAAAATTTTAAAAAGTTTAAATTATAATAAACCTTCTTATTTCAGTACCATCAAAAACTTTAATTATAAGATACCGTCATCTGTTTTTTACACTAACTTTAATAAAACTATTGATATTAACAAACTAATAGTTCCCAAAAATCATTTCGATTTACTTGGTAGAGTGGGATTCAAAGAGAACTTTACAGCAACTAGAATTAGAGGCCATAGTACATATTTAAAAAGAAAAGATAGTGATGAATATACTGACATAAATAGTATTTCTGACGCTTATGCTCTTTATGATGAAAATTTAGGATTTAGCGAAAAAGAACTTTTTGAATTTATTAGGTATATTCAAAATACTCCAATGCTTATTTTAAATCATAAAATTGGCAAGAAAATTTATGATGAAATCCAAAGTTTTAATATAGGTTTATTCGAAACTGCAGAAGAACTAACACTTTATAAAACCAGAACTAAAAAGGATAAATTTCCATTTTCATATGAGCAAATGAGTATTACACCTTATGATATTTCAAGAGGTGGACGCTTTGATTCTTATGGCCAATCTCTACTATATACTGCTAATCAAAAAGAAATTTCGTTATTAGAAGTGTATGACGAACATTCAAAGTATTACCATGTTCAGCAGTACTTATATAATAATAATTTGAAGCTAGCTGATTTTACTAAAATTGATAGTCATCTTTTAGATATATTACTAAGGCCTAAAACCTCAAATAACTATCAAGAATATATATTACCTAGGTTCATTGCGGAATGTATTAAATTTGGTGGTTATGGTGGTCTTGTTATTAGAAGTAGTAAATCATTAAAACACCGTAATGATTTAAATTTTAATTTATTTGATCACGCTACAAATGAGCTAAAAAGAGGTGAATATGAGGTTTTATCCAAGAAAGAAGTAGACTTTTTAATTCATAATTATAAATGA
- a CDS encoding Cof-type HAD-IIB family hydrolase has product MNIKLIVTDMDGTFLNSNSQFNSESFQLLKEHCAQAHIRFVFCTGKQCERVENIVGDLAQDTFIVGDSATRTKYNGSFIYNATIDHHKGQEIIQAISEIDSTQTILGCTASSAYVLNHISEAEKRIVHGSYQEVTYINDFSEVEEDFLKISVHDPKANCKATAQQIKHYESDVYIIASDEEWIDIADLGVNKGTTIRRIQNLLQISPAETIAFGDGMNDIDLFKAAKYKVAMDNAYPELKAEANLIAKNNDEDGVIQTLNLLLGFK; this is encoded by the coding sequence ATGAATATCAAGCTTATTGTGACGGATATGGATGGAACTTTTTTAAATAGTAATAGTCAATTCAATAGTGAATCATTTCAATTATTGAAAGAACACTGTGCACAAGCACACATTCGTTTTGTGTTTTGTACTGGTAAACAATGTGAACGCGTTGAAAATATCGTTGGGGATTTAGCGCAAGATACATTTATCGTTGGAGATAGTGCTACTAGAACTAAATATAATGGATCGTTTATATACAATGCCACGATTGATCATCATAAAGGGCAAGAAATTATCCAAGCAATTAGTGAGATTGATTCGACGCAAACGATTTTAGGTTGTACGGCATCTAGTGCATATGTACTCAATCATATTTCTGAAGCAGAGAAAAGAATTGTACATGGCTCGTATCAAGAAGTGACCTATATTAATGATTTTTCAGAAGTTGAGGAAGATTTTTTGAAAATTTCAGTGCATGATCCTAAAGCAAATTGTAAAGCGACGGCACAGCAAATTAAGCACTATGAGTCAGACGTTTATATTATTGCATCTGATGAGGAATGGATTGATATTGCAGATTTAGGTGTTAATAAAGGGACGACGATACGTCGTATTCAAAATTTATTACAAATTAGTCCCGCGGAAACAATCGCATTTGGTGATGGTATGAATGATATTGATTTATTTAAAGCGGCTAAATATAAAGTAGCGATGGATAATGCATACCCAGAGTTGAAAGCAGAAGCGAATTTAATCGCCAAAAATAATGATGAAGATGGTGTCATTCAAACACTTAATCTTTTACTTGGTTTTAAATAA
- a CDS encoding helix-turn-helix transcriptional regulator has translation MNLGHQIKYYRQRGYLSQESLAEKLYVSRQTISNWENDKSYPDIHNLLMLSSLFDVSLDDLVKGDVEIMERKLKESRFNLSSHLMIWPMLIAGILIGPAMYYWGAFGLILEILLLGTGIIASFKVERFKKSYQIQTYDRIVAFMNGKDPNEVHSSNLRNLITSIYSFVLVVGIFIAVVLISIYLFKP, from the coding sequence ATGAATTTAGGACATCAAATTAAATATTATCGGCAACGCGGTTATTTATCTCAAGAAAGTTTAGCTGAAAAATTATATGTTTCACGACAAACAATTTCTAATTGGGAGAATGATAAAAGCTATCCAGATATTCATAATTTATTGATGCTAAGTTCATTGTTTGATGTTTCTTTAGATGACTTAGTCAAAGGAGACGTGGAGATTATGGAGCGTAAGTTGAAAGAAAGCAGATTTAATCTATCGTCGCATTTAATGATATGGCCGATGTTGATAGCAGGAATATTAATTGGACCTGCGATGTATTACTGGGGAGCATTTGGTTTAATACTAGAAATATTATTATTAGGTACTGGTATTATTGCATCATTTAAGGTAGAGCGTTTTAAGAAATCATATCAAATACAAACCTATGATCGTATCGTAGCTTTTATGAATGGAAAGGATCCAAATGAAGTACATTCATCTAATTTAAGAAATTTAATTACTTCGATATATAGTTTCGTATTAGTCGTGGGTATTTTTATCGCAGTTGTATTAATTAGTATATATCTATTTAAGCCATAA
- a CDS encoding FeoA family protein, translating to MLNLKTGVLEKNYTVTDLKIRNKHMLQRLHALGLTHGTKIKIKQKCLFKGPCILEINGQNLSIRGCDACQIFKDICI from the coding sequence ATGTTGAATTTAAAGACTGGCGTTTTAGAAAAAAATTACACAGTAACTGATTTAAAAATTAGAAACAAGCACATGCTTCAGCGTCTCCATGCATTAGGTTTAACTCATGGAACCAAGATAAAAATCAAACAAAAATGTTTATTTAAGGGACCCTGCATTTTAGAAATAAATGGTCAAAATTTAAGTATCCGTGGTTGTGACGCATGTCAGATTTTCAAGGATATTTGCATTTGA
- a CDS encoding class I adenylate-forming enzyme family protein, which translates to MNYDWIKTRATFDEPKAAVIDPFKGTEWTYQDLNIRAENLANYLQEQGVQRGDVVGIFSPNDVALLDLLFASFKLGAVYLPINWRLKTQEIESVIADSDVKLIFYSAKHLSSLEGIADELIHMDIDSKTYDDIVDPTHHRPFTTVSVEGDDLASLMYTSGTTGLPKGVMFSYDSFVNNPINTALTYKVYASYTTIISTPMFHVLGFNDLTIPLLMAGGTLVLQRYFNGESLNDLMAQYQPNFLIQIPTMYYAMLVADNFDLKNFANIEFLIQGGAAPLPTVQKKFVSLGIPIITGYGLTEAPLVSVNTAANNERKPASIGQPVMFTDTRIFDDNFEEVQVGEIGELGVRGNNVTPGYWNKPEETAKAFSGEFFLTGDLAKIDEDGDVYIVDRRKEMIITGGENVLPSEVERVLSEHPLVAQGVVVGYDSPKYGESVSAAVVLTEDDPDFEQKLDAHMREHIAGYKIPRLYLKLTHIPLNSTSKPDKLEIQKYMNDKAQKQDQSKDELT; encoded by the coding sequence ATGAACTACGACTGGATTAAAACAAGAGCAACGTTTGACGAACCAAAAGCAGCGGTCATTGATCCATTCAAAGGTACAGAATGGACATATCAAGATTTAAATATTAGAGCAGAGAACTTGGCGAATTATCTACAAGAACAAGGGGTTCAACGTGGTGATGTTGTTGGTATTTTTTCACCAAATGATGTTGCGTTATTAGACCTATTGTTTGCTTCATTCAAACTAGGCGCTGTGTATTTGCCCATTAATTGGCGATTAAAGACACAGGAAATTGAAAGCGTGATTGCTGATTCTGATGTGAAATTAATATTTTATTCAGCAAAGCATTTATCAAGTTTAGAAGGCATCGCAGATGAACTGATTCATATGGATATTGATTCTAAGACATATGATGATATCGTTGATCCAACCCATCATCGTCCTTTTACAACGGTTAGTGTTGAAGGTGATGATTTAGCATCTTTAATGTACACGAGTGGTACGACAGGATTACCAAAAGGCGTGATGTTCTCTTATGATTCATTTGTAAATAATCCAATTAACACAGCATTGACATACAAAGTATACGCATCCTATACAACCATTATTTCAACACCGATGTTTCATGTACTAGGATTTAATGACTTAACGATTCCATTATTAATGGCAGGTGGAACATTGGTATTACAACGGTACTTTAACGGTGAATCATTAAATGATTTAATGGCTCAATATCAACCGAATTTCTTAATTCAAATCCCAACGATGTACTACGCCATGTTGGTTGCTGACAACTTTGATTTAAAGAACTTTGCCAATATTGAATTCCTCATACAAGGGGGGGCAGCGCCTTTACCAACTGTACAGAAAAAATTTGTGAGCTTGGGAATTCCTATTATTACAGGTTATGGTTTAACAGAGGCACCACTTGTCAGCGTCAATACAGCAGCGAATAACGAACGTAAACCAGCGAGTATTGGGCAACCCGTGATGTTCACAGATACCCGTATCTTCGATGATAATTTTGAAGAAGTACAAGTTGGAGAAATTGGAGAACTGGGCGTTAGAGGTAATAATGTGACGCCAGGTTATTGGAATAAACCAGAAGAAACAGCCAAAGCATTTAGTGGTGAATTTTTCTTAACAGGAGATTTAGCCAAGATAGATGAAGATGGAGATGTTTATATAGTGGATCGCCGCAAAGAGATGATTATTACTGGCGGTGAAAATGTTCTCCCTTCCGAAGTTGAAAGGGTACTATCAGAACATCCACTTGTCGCTCAAGGTGTTGTGGTCGGTTATGATAGTCCGAAATACGGGGAGTCAGTTTCAGCAGCAGTTGTTTTAACAGAAGATGATCCAGATTTTGAACAGAAATTAGATGCACATATGCGAGAACATATTGC
- a CDS encoding type I toxin-antitoxin system Fst family toxin, producing the protein MLMIFVHIIAPVISGCAVAYFTYWLSSKRNK; encoded by the coding sequence ATGCTTATGATCTTCGTTCACATCATTGCACCAGTCATTAGTGGCTGTGCAGTTGCGTATTTTACTTATTGGCTTAGTAGTAAACGCAATAAATAG
- a CDS encoding acyl CoA:acetate/3-ketoacid CoA transferase, protein MKIIPFSKLTSIINKGDVIALAALSTANLPAEILKTLVEYNDEDQSFTDFTFMLANDISDYRGDSYDLDAFTTRGMIKRLITSIITASPATINAMRNNEIEAYYLPQGVITTHYRSKTQESPGTISKIGLNTNVDPRYTGGKVNERTTEDLVSLIEINHQTYLQYDFPDIDIALLRGTYADMDGNIYMTHEAHLGEGYSLALATHNNRGKVIVQVKAVVQNGNFNPNDVFIPGKLVDYVVVNTNPKLHRQVMQTQYDPALSGHYQITEMREPYIALGTRKVILRRAAQFLLEGDVISIGFGINNELSNVLSEEQVNHLVQPNIDTGVFGGLISSREHFGMNYNLSARMRHDMTWDFIYNNGLDVAYLSFAEVDQMGNVNVSKFGEKMNGCGGFIDISQTVKTIVFSGAMVVGGQLSYENNKVTVEAQGRATKFVDKVGSMDFNAENAIKFNQEVYFVTERAVFELTHKGLKLIEIAPGLDLEQDILANMAFRPILSDDIKLTQSDIYQAHWGGLAQAIKSDYRI, encoded by the coding sequence ATGAAAATTATTCCATTTTCAAAATTGACAAGCATCATTAATAAAGGTGATGTTATAGCTCTGGCAGCCTTATCAACGGCTAATTTACCAGCTGAGATACTCAAAACGTTAGTCGAATATAATGATGAAGATCAATCGTTTACAGATTTTACATTTATGTTAGCAAATGATATTAGTGATTATCGTGGCGATAGCTATGACTTAGATGCGTTTACAACAAGGGGTATGATTAAGCGATTAATCACAAGTATCATCACAGCGTCACCGGCAACAATCAATGCAATGCGCAATAACGAGATCGAAGCGTATTACTTACCTCAAGGCGTGATTACCACACATTACAGAAGTAAGACGCAAGAATCACCAGGTACCATATCTAAAATTGGCCTGAACACCAATGTAGATCCTAGGTATACAGGTGGTAAAGTCAATGAGCGCACGACCGAAGATTTAGTATCGTTGATTGAAATTAATCATCAGACATATTTACAGTATGACTTTCCAGACATAGATATTGCGCTATTAAGAGGTACATATGCGGACATGGATGGCAACATATACATGACACATGAAGCACATCTTGGTGAAGGATATAGCTTAGCATTAGCAACACATAATAATCGCGGAAAAGTGATTGTACAAGTTAAAGCAGTTGTTCAAAATGGTAACTTTAATCCCAATGATGTATTTATTCCAGGAAAACTGGTCGATTATGTTGTCGTAAACACGAATCCTAAACTGCATAGGCAAGTGATGCAAACGCAATATGATCCAGCACTATCAGGACATTATCAAATTACAGAAATGCGAGAACCATATATAGCATTAGGGACCCGTAAAGTGATTTTGAGACGTGCGGCTCAATTTTTATTAGAGGGTGACGTAATCAGTATTGGTTTTGGCATAAATAATGAATTATCTAATGTCTTATCGGAAGAACAAGTCAATCATTTAGTTCAGCCTAATATTGATACGGGCGTATTTGGTGGATTAATCAGTAGTCGAGAACACTTTGGTATGAATTACAACTTGAGTGCACGAATGAGACATGATATGACTTGGGATTTTATCTATAACAATGGCTTGGATGTTGCCTATTTAAGCTTTGCTGAAGTTGATCAGATGGGTAATGTCAATGTGTCTAAGTTTGGAGAAAAAATGAACGGCTGCGGAGGTTTTATAGATATTAGTCAGACAGTAAAGACAATTGTATTTTCAGGAGCGATGGTTGTTGGGGGTCAACTATCATACGAAAATAATAAAGTAACTGTAGAAGCGCAAGGACGCGCTACAAAATTTGTGGATAAAGTGGGTAGTATGGATTTCAATGCTGAAAATGCAATTAAATTTAATCAAGAGGTCTACTTCGTAACGGAACGTGCAGTATTTGAACTAACGCACAAGGGTTTAAAACTTATTGAGATTGCACCAGGTTTAGATTTAGAACAAGATATTTTAGCCAACATGGCTTTTAGACCGATTCTTTCTGATGATATCAAGCTAACACAGAGTGATATCTATCAAGCGCACTGGGGAGGATTGGCTCAAGCAATTAAGTCGGATTATCGTATTTAA
- a CDS encoding aldo/keto reductase → MQYTTFNNGHTMPQLGLGVFRVENNDTAKDAVKHAIVSGYRSIDAAFVYGNEEMVGQGIQEGILEAGIQREDLFITSKLWLDHYGKDNVQVGYETSLKLLGLDYLDLYLIHWPGTDQSLMIETWEGMEALYNGGKVKNIGVSNFDIEHLETLKAHTSIKPVINQVEFHPYLIQQSLRDYLASESIQMESWSPLMNAEILTDETIVAIADEIGKSPAQVVIRWNIEHGVVTIPKSVTPHRIEENINIFDFSLTQAQIARIDALNQDRRIGPNPLEFNG, encoded by the coding sequence ATGCAATATACAACATTTAATAATGGACATACGATGCCTCAACTAGGTTTAGGCGTTTTTAGAGTGGAAAATAATGATACGGCAAAGGATGCTGTTAAACATGCAATTGTTAGTGGCTACCGTAGTATTGATGCTGCTTTCGTATACGGTAATGAAGAAATGGTCGGTCAGGGCATTCAAGAAGGCATCCTTGAAGCTGGTATTCAAAGAGAAGATTTGTTTATCACATCAAAATTATGGTTAGACCACTACGGTAAAGATAACGTTCAAGTGGGTTATGAAACTTCATTAAAGCTTTTAGGCTTAGATTACTTAGACCTTTATCTTATTCATTGGCCAGGTACTGATCAGTCGCTAATGATAGAAACATGGGAAGGCATGGAAGCATTATATAATGGTGGAAAAGTCAAAAACATTGGTGTCAGTAACTTTGATATTGAACACCTTGAAACTTTAAAAGCACATACTTCTATTAAACCGGTCATCAACCAAGTGGAATTCCATCCATACCTTATACAACAATCATTAAGGGACTATCTTGCTTCTGAATCTATTCAAATGGAATCTTGGTCTCCTTTAATGAATGCTGAAATTCTTACAGATGAGACAATCGTTGCAATCGCTGATGAAATTGGAAAATCCCCAGCTCAAGTCGTTATCAGATGGAATATTGAGCATGGTGTGGTGACTATACCTAAATCAGTCACACCACATAGAATCGAAGAAAATATAAATATATTTGATTTTTCATTAACGCAAGCACAAATCGCACGCATCGATGCGTTAAATCAAGATCGTAGAATTGGACCAAATCCTTTAGAGTTCAACGGATAG
- a CDS encoding type I toxin-antitoxin system Fst family toxin: MCTIISVCIIALFTHWLRKYK, encoded by the coding sequence TTGTGCACAATCATAAGTGTTTGTATTATTGCGTTATTTACGCATTGGTTACGTAAATATAAATAG
- a CDS encoding APC family permease, with the protein MNLIQSLLRKEDVSRYQNKDAHLERTLRVKDFLALGVGTIVSTAIFTLPGVVSADHTGPSVSLSFLVAAIVAAMVAFVYAEMATVMPFAGSAYTWISILFGEFFGWIVGWALIAEYLIAVSFVASGFSANLRGLLDPFHISLPNSLSNSLGTDGGILDLIAAVVVVITALLLSRGTSETARVQNILVVLKVLAIFLFIIVGVSVIDLGNYVPFIPEYKETAAGAFGGWQGIYAGSSVIFVAYIGFDSIAANSGEAINPQKTMPRGILGSLLIAVTLFIVVALVLVGMFDYSSYKNNAEPVGWALRTSGYGTIAVIVQAISVIGMFTALIGMMLAGSRLLYSFGRDGILPSWLGKLNNKNLPNRALIVLSIVAVVIGAVFPFGFLAQLISAGALVAFMFVTVGIYALRKREGKDLPMPAFKLPFYPIMPIIIFVCVFAVFWGLSGQAKLYTLIWFIIGIVYYLFYLVKTNRQQK; encoded by the coding sequence ATGAATCTTATACAAAGCTTATTACGAAAAGAAGATGTATCTCGATATCAAAATAAAGATGCGCATCTAGAACGTACACTACGTGTAAAAGACTTTTTAGCGCTAGGTGTAGGGACAATTGTATCTACAGCGATTTTTACACTGCCTGGTGTTGTATCAGCAGATCATACGGGCCCATCTGTCAGCTTATCCTTTTTAGTGGCGGCGATTGTTGCTGCAATGGTCGCATTTGTCTATGCTGAAATGGCAACGGTAATGCCTTTTGCGGGTTCTGCATATACTTGGATTAGTATTTTATTTGGAGAGTTCTTTGGATGGATTGTTGGATGGGCATTAATTGCTGAATATCTGATTGCCGTATCTTTCGTTGCTTCAGGTTTTTCTGCTAATTTAAGAGGGCTGTTAGACCCTTTCCATATTTCATTACCGAATTCACTTTCTAACTCATTGGGTACGGATGGCGGTATCTTAGATTTGATAGCAGCAGTCGTCGTTGTTATTACTGCCTTGTTATTATCTCGTGGAACTTCTGAAACAGCACGTGTTCAAAATATATTAGTAGTACTTAAAGTACTCGCGATTTTTTTATTTATTATTGTAGGGGTATCAGTGATAGATCTTGGAAATTATGTTCCATTTATACCTGAATATAAAGAAACTGCAGCAGGTGCATTTGGAGGATGGCAAGGTATTTATGCTGGAAGTTCAGTCATCTTCGTAGCATATATTGGTTTTGATTCAATAGCAGCTAATTCTGGTGAAGCGATTAATCCACAGAAAACAATGCCAAGAGGTATACTGGGTTCGCTACTGATTGCCGTAACGCTCTTTATTGTTGTAGCTCTTGTGCTAGTCGGTATGTTTGACTATAGTTCATATAAAAATAATGCAGAGCCAGTTGGTTGGGCATTACGTACAAGTGGCTATGGTACGATTGCTGTCATTGTTCAAGCCATTTCAGTTATTGGTATGTTTACTGCCTTAATCGGTATGATGTTGGCTGGTTCTCGTTTATTATATTCATTTGGTCGGGATGGTATCCTTCCGTCTTGGCTTGGAAAATTAAACAATAAAAATCTTCCAAATCGTGCATTGATTGTACTTTCTATTGTTGCTGTAGTTATTGGTGCAGTCTTTCCGTTTGGTTTCCTTGCACAATTAATTTCTGCAGGTGCTTTGGTAGCATTTATGTTCGTTACGGTTGGTATCTATGCCTTACGTAAGAGAGAAGGAAAAGATTTGCCAATGCCAGCATTTAAACTACCATTTTATCCAATCATGCCAATCATTATCTTTGTGTGTGTATTCGCTGTATTTTGGGGCTTAAGTGGACAGGCTAAGCTCTATACATTGATTTGGTTTATCATTGGTATTGTGTATTATCTATTTTATCTAGTGAAAACGAATCGACAGCAAAAATAA
- a CDS encoding MerR family transcriptional regulator, with protein sequence MEYTVSQLAKLSGVSPRTLRYYDQIGLLKPDRINSSGYRIYGKEQVDMLQQIIFYRELDVSIEEIKNIVQQPGFDQVTALENHSENLKQKRAHLDKIIETVEKTIAHTKGEIAMQDKEKFEGLKVQAIQENEHEYGTEIREKYGDKTVDESNAKFKDMTEAEYNEWRKLENEIIELLPKAYQTGDPSSEVAQMLAAKHKAWLMYTWSDYTKEAHAGLAEMYVADERFSRYYDKYVEGGAQFLRDAIIAFVKK encoded by the coding sequence ATGGAATATACCGTAAGTCAATTAGCTAAACTATCAGGTGTAAGTCCTCGCACATTGCGCTATTATGATCAAATTGGATTGCTTAAACCAGATAGAATCAATTCATCAGGATACCGGATATATGGCAAAGAACAAGTAGACATGCTACAACAAATTATATTCTATCGAGAGTTAGATGTAAGTATTGAAGAAATAAAAAACATCGTCCAACAACCTGGATTTGATCAAGTAACTGCTTTAGAAAATCATTCTGAAAATTTAAAACAAAAACGTGCACACCTCGACAAAATTATAGAAACCGTAGAAAAAACCATTGCGCATACGAAAGGAGAAATTGCTATGCAAGATAAAGAAAAATTTGAAGGATTGAAAGTACAAGCAATTCAAGAAAACGAACATGAATATGGTACTGAAATCAGAGAAAAATACGGTGACAAGACTGTAGATGAAAGTAACGCAAAATTTAAAGATATGACTGAAGCGGAATATAATGAATGGCGTAAATTAGAGAATGAAATTATTGAGTTATTACCCAAAGCATATCAAACCGGCGATCCATCATCTGAAGTTGCGCAAATGTTAGCTGCGAAACATAAAGCATGGTTAATGTATACGTGGTCTGATTATACTAAAGAAGCACATGCAGGTTTAGCTGAAATGTACGTGGCTGATGAACGATTTTCTAGATATTATGATAAATATGTAGAAGGTGGTGCTCAATTTTTAAGAGATGCCATAATCGCTTTTGTTAAGAAATAA